Part of the Caminicella sporogenes DSM 14501 genome is shown below.
TATTTAATTTCTAAAATTTCACACTTTCACCTCTAAATTTTTACTTATCATATACATTAAACTTTTTTATTTAATTGTAATAATTATTTATTAACATAAACTCTTCATTGTAAATATTATAATATAAGTACTTTTTTTATATTTGTTAAATACATTGAAAGGAGTCCTATCAATGTGGATTGTAGATTCTTTAAACATTTTAGATGAAATAAGAATTACTAAAGGATTTAATGAATTAAAAAATTATTTTTATAGACTAATACAATCTAATCCTCAAAATGGTATAAATTTATTAAACTCACATAATTTACGCTTTTCAAGTCTATTTATACTTCAACCTGAAATTCAAAAACTAAATCTTTATGAAAAACTCAATACTCGAAACAAAATAGCTCTAGATATTACTAAAGAAATACTCACAAGAGAAAAGAAATTTTTAATTATTAAATATACATCATCTGAATATTCTCAAATAGCATATTCAATATTAAAATGGATGTTTGAAACCGGATTTACAGATGATGGCTTTAATAATCAATTTGATGAAGTATTAGATATAATAGCTCTGCTTCTTATAAAAATATATAAAGAAACCTCTATTTTACCAATAATTGCAGATATGATATTTAAAAGAAATAAAGAAAATTTATATATACACGATTTAGTATGGGCATTCTTAGAATCACGCAATCCAAATAGTTTAATTTTAATTGCCAATCGTCTTTTATCAAAAGAAACTTCTGATAATCAATTGGCTTTAAATCTTTTAAGTTTTATACCAACATTGAAAAAAAGTGAAAATAAAGAAAAACAATATATTTCAGTTGTTGAATGGCTCGAAGATAATTATCCTTTTTTATATTTTAAAGGTGAAAACTTGCAGCAAAAAAATAAACCTGTACCATATATTGTCATTTTAGAAGGCAAATATTTATGTAAAAATGTATCCGTTAATACTGGTAAAATTATAAATTCTTTAACAGTAAAAGAACAAAAACTCCTAGATGATTTCAATAAGTTAGATAAAAATACCAAAATATTACTTTCAGATTTTTCATATTCTACTTATAAAAAAAATAATTACTTGTGGAAAAAATGGATTAACCGCCCTATTAATGAACAGATAAGAATTGTACAATCAAGAATGGGAGGAATACAATGATTCAAATCAAAAGTAGTATAATTAATAATGATAATCTTAAAAAACAATATAATCCAAATAGCATTGAAAGAAAAATTATCGATATATTAATTTCCAGCAAAATAATATATAAATATACATCTTTAAAACAGTTAAATTTTGAAATAGACTTGAGAAAAAATATCATAAATTCTGCTAAAAAACTTTATAACAGCAGATTTTCATTTGAAACTTTTCGCAAATCTAAATGCAATAATAAATATTGGAAACGTACTCATGAAGGAGGTTTTTTATTAAAAGATGACGCAACTCCTTCTGATGCCATTAATGACATTTTTATCAACGGTTCTAAATATGCTACAGAATGTGCTACAGCAATAGTTATAATTTTTTATAAGGCAGTTCTCAATATATATCCTAAAAAACTTTACAATAAAATGTTTAAAAATATACATCTTATGAACTGGCACTACATTGATAAAGACCTTGGAGTTAAATACTACGAAGATGAAGTAGATTACTTACCCGGTGATTGCAGGTACTTTAAAAATCCGGATGTTGACCCAATGACTCCAGAATGGCAAGGTGAAAACGTCATAGACCTCGGCGATGGAACTTATTACGGACATGGTATAGGAATTGAAACTGCTGATGAAATAATCAATATCTTAAATAGTCAAAGAGAAGAAAACGCAACACAATCAGCATACCTACTAGATTCTGCTACACGTCCAAATTTTAAGTATTTAGCTGAAAAATACTATAATTTTATTTCAAAACATGAAATACCACATCATAGAACATTTTGGAGACAAAAACAAAATCTAACAGGATTATACAGACCTATATATGTCTCATATTAAAAACTCGCTAAAATAGCGAGTTTTTAAATTAATGTAGTATTATTTTTTTATTACCCACATTTAGAAAAACCACAACTCCTGCAAATCATACATCCGCCTTCATGTTCTACTAAACTTCCACATTCAGGACAAATACTGTTATTTTTTTCTTTCAATGAATTATCCATCCCAATAGATATTTCCTCATGACAAAGTGTATTGTTCATTCCTGAAAGAGTAAAAGAATTATTTGATTTTTCATTTTCTATTTCTAAAGCTATATCATCAATATTTTTTTCAGGGGTTTTTATATTCATATTTAAAAGTTTCTCTAATGTTCTTCCTATAGCATCTGGGCAAGACAGTACATTTATTTCAGTATCGCCTTTTCCCCTTTGCCTTAGTGTAGAATGGCATCTAATTCCCTTTAATTGTTCTATTATAGACTCCACACTTATGCCAGAACGAAGGGCTATTGATATAAGTCTGCTTGTAGCCTCACTTTGACTTGGACATCCTCCTGCTCTACCTAAATTTGTAAACACTTCACAAATTCCTTTATCATCATAATTGGCAGTTATATATAAATTTCCACATCCTATTTTAACTTTATCTGTTATACCCATTGTCGTCTTAGGTCTTGGTCTAGGTACTATTGGCCTATTACTTCTATTTTCTATTTCCTCTTTACTTTTTTCTTCTATTTTTCCTATATTTAAAACTTGTCCTTCTCTACTTCCATCTCTGTATATAGTTACTCCTTTACATCCCAATTTATATGCTAGCATATAAACCTGTGCAACTTCCTCTTTAGTTGCATCATGTGAAAAGTTAACTGTTTTAGAAACTGCATTGTCTACATGTTCTTGAAATGCTGCCTGCATTTTTATATGCCATTCAGGTGAAATATCATGAGCTGTTACAAAAATTTGCCTTATATATTCAGGAATTTCTTCTATATCCTTTAAACTGCCCTTTTGTGCAACTTTCTCCATAAGTTCTTCTGAATATATTCCTTCTTTTTTAAGATAATCTTTAAACAGTGGATTTACTTCCATAAGTTTGTCATTATCCATCACATTTCTAAAATAGCACAGTGCAAATAGCGGTTCTATTCCACTTGAAGTTCCTGCAATAATACTAATAGAACCAGTTGGAGCTATAGTAGTAGTCGTACCATTTCTTAAACTTATTCCCTTATCTTTATATATGCTCTGGTCAAAATTAGGAAATACGCCTCTTTCTCTTGCTAACTCCATTGATTTCTTCTTAGAACGCTCATTTATAAATTGCATAACTTCACCTGCAATTTCAACTGCTTTATCAGAATTATAAGGAATCCCAAGCATAATAAGCATATCTGCAAAGCCCATAACACCTAAGCCAATTTTCCTATTAGCCTTAGTCATTTCCTCTATTTCCTTTAAAGGATATTTATTCATATCTATTACATTATCTAAAAAATTTACTGCTATATCTACTACTTCTCCTAATCTCTCATAATTTATCACAGGTTTTCCATTTTCAAATTTAACCATTTTTGAAAGGTTTATTGAACCTAAATTACAAGATTCGTAAGGAAGAAGAGGCTGCTCCCCACAATTGTGAACAACTATTCCATTAGCTATTAATGAATTTGTAATTTTTTCAGATATATCATAGACTTCTACTTTTTCACCTTCTTCTATTGATACTACTTTACTTATAAACTTCGTACTTTTTCTTGATTCTCTATTTATTTGATTTAATTTATGATTCTTTGTTTTATGTATTAAGCTTTGAATTAATTCTTTAAATCTATAAATATCATTTCCATTTATTATTAATTCATAGTATGGTCTATTATCATAAATCTTCTCTTCTCCATTCTTATTTATATAACTAAACTTTGAAGACTCCTTTTTCGTTCTATTATAAATGTTAGAAAATATACCTGAATTTAATAATAATAGCTGCACATCTTGTAATAATTTAAAAGAACTAGATGTTAACCTAACATCTATATGACTTTCATCAATATAATTAATAATTCCATCTGAACTAAATAAACCATTTAAATAAGCTGCAACAGTTTTAATAGATGCAGTAAATATTGATAAAGGTACTCTTTTTTCATATGCTCGCCTAGCTTGAATTCCCAATGACCTAATTAAACTAACAAAATTCTTTCTTTTAAAAAGTAATTGCCATGTTCCATTTTCCCTTTTACTTACTATGCCATTACCCGCTCCATTTTTTAAAGCAATTTGCTGCATTTTTTCCATTATATATTTTTCATCTTGAGCAAAAACCATTCCTATTACTTTTTCATCTGATGTAAGCCATCCATTACCTGTAAGCCAACCTAAAAATAATCCTAAATCTTCTCCAATATCATCTTTTTCAGCCCAAAATCCAATGCCAGATTGCACAAATATTTCATCACCATTAAGTAAATATTGTGCTTCTACCCATCCTCTTGTAGTAAAAATCTTATGCTCTGGAGTAACCATCAATTCTTGACCATTACCAAGTTTAATTTTTAATGTCTTTTTAACACCTGTTTTAAATACTTTAGCTTTTCTTAAGGTTACTCCATTTTGATAATATTCTCGTCCATTAATTGATATTTTTTCTTTAATTATTCTATTATCTGTAACTATTTCTATTTCGCTATCTTTATATTTCTCATATAAATCTTTTATCTTTTCAAGTCCATATTTCGTTGAAATCAATGTATTAGGATGAAAACATGGATTAGTACTTTCTATTTCACCTAATTTTGGAACTATATTATCTTTATTTATTCTATCTAGAAATATTATTCCCGGTTCTCCATTTTTCCACGCCATAGATACTATAATATCAAAAACTTCTTTAGCTTTTAATTTGCCAACCACTTTCTTACTTTTAGGCTCAATTAATTCATACTCTCTATCTTCTTCTACTGCCTTCATAAACTCTTCTGTTATACCCACACTTATATTAAAGTTAT
Proteins encoded:
- a CDS encoding protein-glutamine gamma-glutamyltransferase translates to MIQIKSSIINNDNLKKQYNPNSIERKIIDILISSKIIYKYTSLKQLNFEIDLRKNIINSAKKLYNSRFSFETFRKSKCNNKYWKRTHEGGFLLKDDATPSDAINDIFINGSKYATECATAIVIIFYKAVLNIYPKKLYNKMFKNIHLMNWHYIDKDLGVKYYEDEVDYLPGDCRYFKNPDVDPMTPEWQGENVIDLGDGTYYGHGIGIETADEIINILNSQREENATQSAYLLDSATRPNFKYLAEKYYNFISKHEIPHHRTFWRQKQNLTGLYRPIYVSY
- a CDS encoding adenosylcobalamin-dependent ribonucleoside-diphosphate reductase, with amino-acid sequence MQLLENALKVLERRYLSKDLDGNIIETPEEMFRRVAHYIALAEKKYNSNKDIKEIEEKFYEIMTNLEFLPNSPTLMNAGKDLGQLSACFVLPVEDSMEGIFEAVKNAALIHKSGGGTGFSFSRLRAKGATVASTGGVASGPVSFMKVFNAATEAVKQGGRRRGANMGILRIDHPDILEFIRCKEDNNELNNFNISVGITEEFMKAVEEDREYELIEPKSKKVVGKLKAKEVFDIIVSMAWKNGEPGIIFLDRINKDNIVPKLGEIESTNPCFHPNTLISTKYGLEKIKDLYEKYKDSEIEIVTDNRIIKEKISINGREYYQNGVTLRKAKVFKTGVKKTLKIKLGNGQELMVTPEHKIFTTRGWVEAQYLLNGDEIFVQSGIGFWAEKDDIGEDLGLFLGWLTGNGWLTSDEKVIGMVFAQDEKYIMEKMQQIALKNGAGNGIVSKRENGTWQLLFKRKNFVSLIRSLGIQARRAYEKRVPLSIFTASIKTVAAYLNGLFSSDGIINYIDESHIDVRLTSSSFKLLQDVQLLLLNSGIFSNIYNRTKKESSKFSYINKNGEEKIYDNRPYYELIINGNDIYRFKELIQSLIHKTKNHKLNQINRESRKSTKFISKVVSIEEGEKVEVYDISEKITNSLIANGIVVHNCGEQPLLPYESCNLGSINLSKMVKFENGKPVINYERLGEVVDIAVNFLDNVIDMNKYPLKEIEEMTKANRKIGLGVMGFADMLIMLGIPYNSDKAVEIAGEVMQFINERSKKKSMELARERGVFPNFDQSIYKDKGISLRNGTTTTIAPTGSISIIAGTSSGIEPLFALCYFRNVMDNDKLMEVNPLFKDYLKKEGIYSEELMEKVAQKGSLKDIEEIPEYIRQIFVTAHDISPEWHIKMQAAFQEHVDNAVSKTVNFSHDATKEEVAQVYMLAYKLGCKGVTIYRDGSREGQVLNIGKIEEKSKEEIENRSNRPIVPRPRPKTTMGITDKVKIGCGNLYITANYDDKGICEVFTNLGRAGGCPSQSEATSRLISIALRSGISVESIIEQLKGIRCHSTLRQRGKGDTEINVLSCPDAIGRTLEKLLNMNIKTPEKNIDDIALEIENEKSNNSFTLSGMNNTLCHEEISIGMDNSLKEKNNSICPECGSLVEHEGGCMICRSCGFSKCG